The Hymenobacter sp. DG01 genome has a segment encoding these proteins:
- a CDS encoding efflux RND transporter permease subunit, which yields MSLSSTSINRPVLAIVMSLVIVIFGVIGFRYLSVREYPSVDPPIITVSASYTGASADVMQGQVTEPLEEALNGIQGIKNLTSNSRDGRTQITVEFDLDADLETAANDVRDKVSGAQGRLPRDIDPPVVSKANADSQPIVMTYLSSSQRNLLELTDYANNTLKERLQTIPGVSEVRVYGERKYSMRLWLDPVKLSALGVSPVDVQAALTRENVELPSGSVQGEATQLTLRTMGRLSSVEDFNNLIIRQDESALVRLSDIGYAELYPENDQTIFKVNGVPMVGLAVIPQPGSNQIDIADEFNQRIALYGKDLPKDLVLKPGFDNSVFIRKSINEVEHTIIEAFVLVVIIIFLFLRDWRSTIIPVVAIPVSLVGIFFVMYLMNFSINVLTLLAVVLAIGLVVDDAIVVLENIYSRIEGGEDPKTAAIKGSEEILMAVVSTTIVLAAVFLPVVFLTGITGRLFREFGIVVAGSVLISAFVSLTLTPMMCSVLLKREETHNWFYRKTEPFFEKMIGGYQSSLESFLRNRWMAWLMVVGTGVGIWFFMKTIPSELAPIEDRSRVNINATGPEGASFEFMDAYMAQLTRLAMDSTGEQNLSSVFAVTSPGFGGGSNSGTARVLLLDADNRKIGQQQISDKLSAGVKKLTAARTSVSQDQSIGGGGGGLPVQFVIQTQDFDKLRTAVPKFLDAARQDPTFQFVDVNLKFNKPELRVNIDREKAQSLGVSVQSISQTLQSGLSGQRYGYFIREGKQYQIIGQVAREDRSQPLDVRLLSVKNANGELIQLDNVIRLEESSTPPQLYRFNRYNSATFSASLAPGRTLGDGIAAMQAIADKNLDDTFSTELAGASRDFQESSSSLVFAFGLALVLIYLVLAAQFESFRDPVIIMVTVPLALSGALLSLWYFNQTLNLFSQIGIIMLVGLVTKNGILIVEFANQQVENGKDYMTGLIEGATARFRPILMTSLCAILGILPIAVATGAGALSRRAMGIGVVGGLFFATALTLYVVPVMYSYFATAKKHKQPEAAEREAVAA from the coding sequence ATGAGCTTATCCTCCACCAGTATCAACCGGCCGGTGCTCGCCATTGTGATGAGCCTGGTCATCGTGATTTTCGGGGTGATTGGGTTTCGCTACCTCAGCGTCCGGGAGTACCCGAGCGTTGACCCACCCATCATCACGGTATCGGCCTCCTACACCGGCGCCTCCGCCGACGTAATGCAGGGCCAGGTGACTGAGCCCCTGGAAGAAGCCCTCAATGGTATTCAGGGCATCAAGAACCTGACCTCGAACTCCCGCGACGGCCGCACCCAGATTACGGTAGAGTTTGACCTCGACGCCGACCTGGAAACGGCAGCTAACGACGTGCGCGATAAGGTGTCGGGGGCCCAGGGCCGCCTACCCCGCGACATCGACCCACCCGTGGTGAGCAAGGCCAACGCTGACTCCCAGCCTATTGTGATGACCTACCTCAGCTCCAGCCAGCGCAATTTGCTGGAGCTGACCGATTACGCCAACAACACCCTGAAAGAGCGCCTCCAAACCATCCCAGGCGTGTCGGAAGTGCGGGTGTACGGGGAGCGGAAGTATTCCATGCGCCTGTGGCTGGACCCCGTGAAGCTCTCGGCCCTGGGCGTGAGCCCCGTGGATGTGCAGGCCGCCCTGACCCGCGAAAACGTGGAGCTGCCCAGCGGCTCGGTGCAGGGCGAAGCTACTCAGCTGACCCTACGTACCATGGGTCGTCTGTCGTCGGTAGAAGACTTCAACAATCTGATTATCCGGCAGGATGAATCAGCCCTGGTGCGGCTCTCCGATATCGGCTACGCCGAGCTCTATCCCGAGAACGACCAAACCATCTTCAAGGTGAATGGCGTGCCGATGGTTGGCTTGGCCGTTATTCCGCAGCCGGGCTCCAACCAGATTGACATTGCCGACGAGTTCAACCAACGCATTGCCCTCTATGGCAAAGACCTGCCCAAGGACCTGGTGCTAAAGCCGGGCTTCGATAACTCAGTGTTTATCCGCAAGTCCATTAACGAGGTAGAGCACACCATCATTGAGGCCTTCGTGCTGGTGGTAATTATCATCTTCCTGTTCCTGCGCGACTGGCGTTCTACCATCATTCCGGTGGTAGCCATTCCGGTGTCACTCGTCGGTATCTTCTTCGTGATGTACCTGATGAATTTCTCCATCAATGTGCTCACCCTGCTGGCCGTAGTGCTGGCTATTGGTCTGGTAGTGGACGACGCCATTGTGGTACTGGAGAATATCTATTCTCGCATTGAGGGCGGCGAGGACCCAAAAACGGCAGCTATTAAAGGCTCCGAGGAAATTCTGATGGCCGTTGTCAGCACGACTATCGTACTGGCGGCGGTGTTCCTACCCGTAGTGTTCCTGACCGGTATTACCGGGCGCCTGTTCCGCGAGTTTGGCATTGTGGTGGCTGGTTCGGTGCTGATTTCGGCCTTCGTGTCCCTTACCCTGACGCCCATGATGTGCTCGGTTCTGCTCAAGCGCGAGGAAACGCACAACTGGTTTTACCGCAAAACTGAGCCCTTCTTCGAGAAGATGATTGGCGGTTACCAGAGCAGCCTGGAAAGCTTCCTGCGCAACCGCTGGATGGCTTGGCTAATGGTAGTTGGCACGGGGGTAGGCATCTGGTTTTTCATGAAAACCATTCCGTCCGAGCTGGCCCCCATTGAAGACCGAAGCCGGGTGAACATCAACGCCACGGGTCCGGAAGGTGCTTCGTTTGAGTTCATGGACGCCTACATGGCCCAGCTCACCCGACTGGCGATGGACTCTACCGGTGAGCAGAATCTGAGCAGTGTGTTTGCCGTAACCTCGCCTGGTTTCGGGGGCGGCTCTAACTCCGGCACAGCCCGTGTACTCCTGCTCGATGCTGACAACCGGAAGATAGGCCAGCAGCAAATATCAGATAAGCTGAGCGCCGGCGTAAAGAAACTAACCGCCGCTCGCACCTCCGTGTCGCAGGACCAGAGTATTGGTGGCGGCGGTGGTGGCCTACCTGTGCAGTTTGTTATCCAGACCCAGGATTTCGACAAGCTGCGCACCGCCGTTCCGAAGTTCTTGGATGCCGCCCGCCAAGACCCCACTTTCCAGTTCGTGGACGTGAACCTGAAGTTCAACAAGCCCGAGCTGCGCGTGAACATCGACCGGGAGAAAGCACAGAGCCTGGGCGTGTCGGTGCAGAGCATCAGCCAGACGCTGCAGTCGGGCCTGAGCGGACAGCGCTACGGCTACTTTATCCGGGAAGGCAAGCAGTACCAGATTATCGGGCAGGTAGCGCGCGAAGACCGCAGCCAGCCCCTGGATGTGCGCCTGCTGTCGGTGAAGAACGCCAACGGGGAGTTGATTCAGCTGGATAACGTCATTCGACTGGAGGAAAGCAGCACCCCGCCCCAGCTCTACCGCTTCAACCGCTACAACTCGGCTACCTTCTCGGCCTCCCTGGCCCCGGGCCGCACCCTCGGCGACGGTATTGCTGCCATGCAGGCCATTGCCGACAAAAACCTCGACGATACCTTCTCTACCGAACTCGCCGGTGCCTCCCGCGACTTCCAGGAAAGCTCTTCCTCGCTGGTATTTGCTTTCGGCCTGGCCCTGGTACTGATTTACCTGGTGCTGGCGGCGCAGTTCGAAAGCTTCCGCGACCCGGTGATTATCATGGTGACGGTACCGCTGGCGTTGTCGGGGGCCCTACTCAGCCTGTGGTATTTCAACCAGACCCTCAACCTGTTTTCCCAGATCGGCATTATTATGCTGGTGGGCCTGGTAACGAAAAACGGTATCCTCATCGTGGAATTCGCTAACCAGCAGGTAGAAAACGGCAAAGACTACATGACCGGCCTGATTGAAGGCGCTACCGCTCGTTTCCGCCCCATCCTGATGACCTCTTTGTGCGCCATCTTGGGTATTCTGCCCATTGCGGTGGCTACCGGAGCGGGCGCGCTTAGCCGTCGGGCCATGGGCATTGGGGTAGTAGGTGGCCTGTTCTTTGCCACGGCGCTTACCCTGTACGTGGTGCCGGTGATGTACTCATACTTCGCCACGGCCAAAAAGCACAAGCAGCCTGAAGCCGCCGAGCGAGAGGCCGTAGCCGCTTAA
- a CDS encoding zinc dependent phospholipase C family protein → MLKWILGVAVLLGLAAQPAAAYSVLTHQANVDSSWTRCLLPLLQRRYPGASEQQLNEAKSYAYGGSILQDMGYYPFGSELFTNLTHYVRSGDFVRNLLDEAHGRNEYAFALGALAHYAADIHGHPEGTNRAMPSVYPELKAKFGNSITYEEAPIQHTQLEFAFDVVQVAAGRYRTADYQRYIGFQVSKPVLEQAFLKTYGLELGQVVFNVDLAVSSFRFAVRSLIPIASRAAWQSQKKEIRRLSPQARRREYVYQESEREYRRRYGTDYEHPGTGARVLSYFVRVLPKIGPLRPFAFKLPTPEAQELFKGSFRMVMRNYCTLLEQEPRDTTALAPRLPNADFDTGKPTRLGEYALTDETYGEWLRKLADKKFDHLTAPQQQHLLSFFNQPAREPVDEDEKEKRRETLAALEQLRAVQVK, encoded by the coding sequence ATGCTGAAATGGATACTTGGCGTGGCGGTTCTGCTGGGACTGGCTGCGCAACCGGCGGCCGCTTACTCTGTGCTTACCCACCAGGCCAACGTGGATTCCAGCTGGACGCGCTGCCTGCTGCCGCTGTTGCAGCGGCGCTACCCCGGTGCCTCCGAGCAGCAGCTGAATGAGGCGAAAAGCTACGCCTACGGGGGCTCCATTCTGCAAGATATGGGCTACTACCCCTTCGGCTCGGAGCTGTTCACGAACCTGACCCACTACGTGCGCTCCGGCGACTTTGTGCGCAACCTGCTGGATGAGGCCCACGGCCGGAATGAGTATGCCTTTGCCCTGGGGGCCCTGGCCCACTACGCCGCCGACATCCATGGCCATCCCGAGGGCACCAACCGCGCCATGCCCAGCGTCTATCCGGAGCTAAAGGCGAAATTCGGCAATAGCATTACCTACGAGGAAGCCCCCATTCAGCATACCCAGCTGGAGTTTGCCTTTGACGTGGTGCAGGTAGCAGCCGGCCGCTACCGTACCGCCGACTACCAGCGCTACATCGGGTTTCAGGTGAGTAAGCCGGTGCTGGAGCAGGCTTTTCTGAAAACGTATGGTCTGGAATTGGGCCAGGTGGTGTTCAACGTGGATCTGGCCGTTAGCTCTTTCCGGTTTGCCGTGCGCAGCCTGATTCCAATTGCCAGCCGGGCCGCCTGGCAGTCCCAGAAAAAAGAAATCCGGCGGCTAAGCCCTCAGGCCCGCCGCCGCGAGTATGTGTACCAGGAAAGTGAGCGGGAATACCGCCGCCGCTACGGCACCGACTACGAGCACCCCGGCACCGGCGCCCGCGTACTGTCGTATTTCGTGCGGGTGCTGCCCAAAATTGGGCCACTGCGGCCATTTGCCTTCAAGCTGCCTACCCCAGAGGCGCAGGAACTGTTTAAGGGGAGCTTCCGGATGGTGATGCGCAACTACTGCACACTACTGGAGCAGGAGCCGCGCGACACCACAGCCCTGGCGCCGCGCCTGCCCAATGCCGACTTCGACACTGGCAAGCCTACCCGGCTGGGCGAGTACGCCCTCACCGATGAAACCTATGGGGAGTGGCTGCGCAAACTGGCCGACAAAAAGTTTGACCACCTGACCGCGCCTCAGCAGCAACATTTGCTGAGTTTCTTTAATCAGCCTGCTCGCGAACCGGTAGATGAAGACGAAAAAGAAAAGCGCCGGGAAACCCTGGCCGCGCTGGAGCAGCTACGGGCCGTGCAGGTCAAGTAG
- a CDS encoding TolC family protein, with translation MRRSFLAAFLLAAPLPLLAQQPVLPSRQPTTQPQSKPQTEKPETVAPAPFLTLAEAIRVGIENNYNIRLSRQDERIAENNVTRGNAGQLPTVNGNFTRTFNRNNVRQESSSRPEPSIANNAKSNLLNANVAATWTIFDGFGMFIAYDRLQALEQSQRQLTRATLEETVAAITDAYFVVVRESGKINSIEEALKIGQARIDLTQARVDVGVSAKVEVLTARVDYNADRSALIQQQEALKTAKINLNNLLGRNPNLNFQPQDSIVVSPDLNRDVVLQAVRQNNPRLQQARINTEVATYDRRLVRASRFPQIGLTTGYGLNRNINGAAFFGSQLVTNTGRTYGLNYGVVASVPIFDGFNRNRLEQNARIVEEQSRLQLDQTQLQLDADAEQAWAQYQNRLELLELEEANILLARENVAIALERYRLGLLTPIALREAQRTQLDAEVRLLDIRYQAKQAEIVLRRLSSGLVQQGTAQP, from the coding sequence ATGCGTCGTTCTTTTCTTGCTGCTTTTCTGCTCGCCGCTCCCCTACCCCTGCTTGCCCAGCAGCCGGTGCTGCCCTCGCGCCAGCCTACCACCCAGCCCCAAAGCAAACCCCAGACGGAAAAACCCGAAACGGTAGCTCCGGCGCCTTTCCTGACCCTGGCCGAAGCCATTCGGGTAGGGATTGAGAACAACTATAACATCCGGCTTTCGCGCCAGGACGAGCGCATTGCCGAAAACAACGTGACCCGTGGCAACGCCGGGCAGCTGCCTACGGTAAACGGTAACTTCACCCGGACCTTCAACCGCAACAACGTGCGGCAGGAGTCATCGAGCCGGCCTGAGCCCAGCATTGCCAACAATGCCAAGTCGAACCTGCTGAACGCCAACGTGGCCGCTACCTGGACCATTTTCGATGGTTTCGGGATGTTTATTGCCTATGACCGCCTGCAGGCCCTGGAGCAAAGCCAGCGCCAGCTCACGCGCGCTACCCTGGAGGAAACGGTAGCCGCCATTACGGACGCCTACTTTGTGGTAGTGCGGGAGTCAGGCAAGATTAACTCTATTGAGGAAGCCCTGAAAATCGGTCAGGCCCGCATCGACCTGACCCAGGCCCGGGTGGATGTAGGCGTGAGTGCCAAAGTAGAAGTGCTGACGGCCCGCGTGGACTATAACGCCGACCGCTCGGCCCTGATTCAGCAGCAGGAAGCCTTAAAAACGGCTAAAATCAACCTGAACAATTTGTTGGGCCGCAACCCCAACCTCAACTTTCAGCCCCAGGACTCCATTGTGGTCAGCCCGGATCTGAACCGGGATGTTGTGCTGCAGGCCGTGCGCCAGAATAACCCCCGTCTGCAACAAGCCCGCATCAACACCGAAGTAGCCACATACGACCGGCGTCTGGTACGGGCCTCGCGCTTTCCACAAATCGGCCTTACTACCGGCTACGGGCTGAACCGCAACATCAACGGCGCGGCGTTCTTCGGCTCCCAGCTGGTAACCAACACCGGCCGGACCTACGGCCTGAACTATGGTGTAGTAGCCTCGGTGCCTATTTTCGACGGCTTCAACCGCAACCGCCTGGAGCAGAACGCCCGCATTGTGGAGGAGCAGAGCCGCCTGCAGCTCGACCAGACCCAGCTGCAGCTGGATGCGGATGCCGAGCAGGCGTGGGCTCAGTACCAGAACCGCCTGGAGCTGCTGGAGCTGGAAGAAGCCAACATTCTGCTGGCCCGCGAAAACGTGGCCATTGCCCTGGAGCGCTACCGCCTGGGCCTGCTCACGCCCATTGCCCTGCGCGAGGCCCAGCGCACCCAGCTCGACGCCGAAGTGCGCCTGTTGGACATCCGCTACCAGGCCAAGCAGGCCGAAATTGTGCTACGCCGCCTGAGCAGTGGCCTGGTGCAGCAGGGAACCGCTCAGCCCTGA